A genome region from Naumovozyma castellii chromosome 5, complete genome includes the following:
- the NCAS0E01090 gene encoding flavin reductase family protein (ancestral locus Anc_3.438), whose protein sequence is MKWCLPRLYSTGITKNSVTQTRFKETMSRVSNSVSIVTAAVGIDQKQDTYHGLTISSMTSLALNPFPLIQFNLKLPSFTSESLHKYGYFGVHLLGSNERAVKLANQFSKGARQCENGLFERTKPFIGLKEGADFETHYIKHSEFKIPLLKYCRRILICKKVEVFRIGDHEIWVGKVNDIIINDVHDSDHGGLLHYNRGFHKLGDNILSNDSMQNKFGITDS, encoded by the coding sequence ATGAAATGGTGTCTACCGAGACTGTATAGTACTGGAATTACTAAAAATTCTGTAACCCAAACCAGGTTCAAAGAGACAATGTCGCGAGTATCCAACTCAGTATCAATCGTAACTGCAGCTGTTGGGATCGATCAGAAGCAGGATACCTATCATGGTTTAACAATCTCCTCAATGACCTCGTTGGCATTAAATCCCTTTCcattaattcaattcaacTTAAAATTACCATCCTTTACCTCAGAATCATTGCACAAATATGGATACTTCGGAGTTCACTTACTGGGATCGAATGAAAGAGCTGTTAAACTAGCCAATCAATTCAGTAAAGGAGCAAGGCAATGTGAAAATGGactttttgaaagaacGAAGCCATTTATTGGTTTAAAAGAAGGAGCTGATTTCGAAACACATTATATAAAGCATTCAGAATTCAAGATTCccttattgaaatattgtCGACGAATCTTAATTTGTAAAAAGGTAGAAGTGTTCCGGATAGGAGACCATGAAATATGGGTAGGTAAGGTTAATGACATAATCATTAACGATGTCCACGATAGCGATCATGGTGGACTATTGCATTACAATCGTGGGTTTCATAAGCTAGGTGATAATATTCTAAGCAATGACAGCATGCAAAATAAGTTTGGGATAACGGATTCTTAG
- the TPC1 gene encoding thiamine transporter TPC1 (ancestral locus Anc_3.435): MTNIDDGQHNTDHLRKGEDVKVSQSLVAGSVSGLLARTVIAPLDTLKIRLQLRPSYTGQAPSGLLKMMKGMILNEGGLRSFWKGNVPGTMMYVLYGGAQFSSYSFYNNLFGETSDMNGQLQSLVVGALAGMTSSFVSYPTDVLRTRFIANQDVALSSLSHGCKEIWNMEGIPGFFRGCTASMFTITLSASILFGTYESIKIYCDEYSKESDYTNYLRYSASSISGVTSKMVTYPLDTIRRRIQVRNSVYVQHNVENKIVTEIYQSYKGASFIRMGLNILRQEGLLSLYQGVSMSLCKTVPSTVVSLWAYETVMRLY; the protein is encoded by the coding sequence ATGACTAACATAGATGATGGGCAACACAATACGGACCATTTACGTAAGGGAGAGGATGTTAAAGTTAGTCAAAGTTTAGTGGCAGGATCTGTATCGGGACTGTTAGCTAGAACAGTCATTGCGCCATTGGATACGCTAAAGATTCGATTACAACTACGGCCAAGCTATACGGGACAGGCACCATCTGGGCTGctaaagatgatgaaggGTATGATTTTGAATGAAGGTGGATTGCGGAGTTTCTGGAAGGGTAATGTTCCAGGAACGATGATGTATGTTCTGTACGGCGGTGCTCAATTCAGTTCGTATTCGTTTTACAACAACCTGTTTGGAGAAACCTCCGATATGAATGGTCAATTACAAAGTTTAGTAGTGGGTGCCCTTGCCGGTATGACAAGCtcatttgtttcttatcCAACCGATGTATTAAGAACGAGATTTATTGCCAATCAAGATGTGGCGTTAAGCAGTCTGAGTCATGGTTGTAAAGAAATATGGAATATGGAAGGCATTCCAGGCTTTTTTCGTGGGTGTACTGCTTCCATGTTTACTATAACACTATCTGCCTCTATTTTATTTGGTACTTATGAAAGTATCAAGATATATTGCGATGAATACAGTAAAGAAAGTGACTACACCAACTACCTGCGGTATAGTGCCAGTTCCATAAGTGGTGTTACTTCCAAGATGGTCACGTATCCTTTGGACACCATCAGAAGACGAATCCAAGTCCGAAACTCCGTGTATGTTCAACACAATGTCGAGAACAAGATAGTCACCGAGATATACCAGTCGTACAAGGGAGCAAGCTTCATTAGGATGGGGCTCAACATTCTGAGACAAGAGGGTCTCTTATCGCTGTATCAGGGTGTCAGCATGTCCCTTTGTAAGACTGTTCCCTCCACCGTGGTAAGTCTGTGGGCTTATGAAACTGTTATGAGACTGTATTAG
- the RRP46 gene encoding exosome non-catalytic core subunit RRP46 (ancestral locus Anc_3.434), producing the protein MSIIAQMGPLTKVDGSSLIESKQTKIICSVTGPIEPKSRQELPTQLALEIIIRPAAGVPNTREKLMEDKLRAVITPIITRYLYPRQLCQITLQILNSGESELEFAQRELATCINATLIALIDAGIALNSMCACVPIALTSKEGSDETLLIIDPSDEELKSSNSVHVLALELVDQCKTVKNVLLLDSNGDFNEKDLFNILESGEVEVLKLGKQIRHIVESKINSDITSI; encoded by the coding sequence ATGTCCATAATTGCTCAGATGGGTCCACTAACAAAAGTGGACGGCTCTTCCCTTATAGAATctaaacaaacaaagatAATATGTTCTGTAACGGGACCCATCGAACCCAAATCAAGACAAGAACTACCCACTCAACTGGCATTAGAAATAATCATAAGACCCGCTGCGGGCGTGCCAAACACTAGAGAAAAATTGATGGAGGATAAGTTACGTGCAGTTATTACTCCAATTATAACGAGATATTTATATCCTCGTCAATTATGTCAAATTACtttacaaattttaaattcagGTGAATCTGAATTGGAATTCGCACAGAGAGAATTAGCTACATGTATTAATGCTACTTTAATAGCTTTGATTGATGCAGGTATAGCTTTGAATTCAATGTGTGCTTGTGTTCCTATTGCTTTGACCAGTAAGGAGGGTAGTGATGAAACACTTTTAATTATAGACCCTAGTGAcgaagaattgaaatcttCCAACTCTGTACATGTTTTGGCCTTGGAATTGGTGGATCAGTGTAAGACGGTGAAGAATGTCCTATTATTAGATAGTAACGGagatttcaatgaaaaggaTCTATTTAACATATTGGAATCTGGTGAAGTCGaagttttgaaattggGAAAACAAATAAGACATATTGTCgaatcaaaaataaattcgGATATTACTAGCATATAA
- the VAS1 gene encoding valine--tRNA ligase (ancestral locus Anc_3.433): protein MLSIQLRHMGLATRSPRGSLISALTITRPTRRLLTTSHPIVKKVLPPLNSIELKAYDPEYVEKNWYEWWDQIGAFKPEFTKDGKIKAEGLFCIPAPPPNVTGALHLGHALTIAIQDSLIRYYRMKGKTVLFLPGFDHAGIATQSVVEKQLWKQEKKTRYDYGRDGFIKKAWEWKEKYHKRIKNQLKRLGASYDWSREAFTLDPKLSTAVKEAFVRLHDAGIIYRASRLVNWSVKLKTTISNLEVDNKIINGRTLLTVPDYKDKIEFGVLIYIAYPVIDSNTNERIIVATTRPETLFGDVAIAIHPEDSRYKHLHGKFVQHPLIPKKIPIILDATAVDMTFGTGAVKITPAHDQNDYNVGKRHSLQFVNIFTDDGLLNENCGSSWEGLKRFDARQLVIDELKRKGFFMKQEDNPMIIPLCSRSGDVIEPLLKPQWWVSQKSMAKTAIDIVEKGEIRFSSSNTKNDYFRWLENIQDWCISRQLWWGHRCPVYFINVEGSEDSAAINRNDGKYWVAGRNLEEAVHKAAKKFPNKKFSLEQDQDVLDTWFSSALWPFSTLGWPNKTNDMNLFYPFSMLETGWDILFFWVTRMIMLGVKLTGSIPFKEVYCHSLVRDFEGRKMSKSLGNVIDPLDIINGCTLKELHEKLQQGNLDPKKIDKMKIEQKKMYPRGIPQCGSDALRFALCAYTTGGRDINLDISRVEGYRKFCNKIYQATKFSIQRLGDDYQPPSSTHTPASKSLVEKWILYQMNNTIAIVNDSFEKRDFLTCTSKIYELWYMICDVYIENFKWLANDTIMEKAAKDTLHTLIENGLKMIHPFMPYLSEELWQRLPDGIGKDESSSIMKTLYPTPSEDFNYGKEAKQYDEILKIIKSMRSLLSEYNITANARFFFEILDDELFDIVRAEKDAILSVMKGVENISFLAVAPDRQPIKNDCVSCSISSQVNVYLLVKGQYKDISKELSKQLKQLEKLNNIYAATQRMLTNKDFIKKASEEIREMNEKKLINIHNKILGMQNTVNNLKRFQE from the coding sequence ATGTTGAGCATCCAATTGAGACATATGGGTCTTGCGACACGATCTCCTCGCGGATCCCTTATATCCGCATTGACGATTACACGCCCTACACGGAGACTATTAACAACATCTCATCCTATAGTAAAGAAAGTATTGCCACCTTTAAACTCAATCGAGTTGAAAGCATATGATCCAGAATatgttgaaaaaaattggtaCGAATGGTGGGATCAAATAGGAGCATTCAAACCTGAGTTTACCAAGGATGGTAAAATAAAAGCAGAAGGACTATTTTGCATACCTGCTCCTCCACCAAATGTTACGGGTGCGTTACATTTGGGTCACGCTTTAACCATTGCCATTCAGGATTCATTAATTCGATATTATAGAATGAAAGGTAAAactgttttgtttttacCTGGCTTTGATCATGCAGGTATTGCTACGCAATCTGTTGTTGAGAAACAGCTTTGGAAgcaagaaaagaaaacaagGTACGATTACGGTAGAGATGGCTTTATAAAGAAGGCTTGGGAATGGAAGGAAAAATATCATAAAAGGATCAAGAATCAACTGAAAAGACTGGGTGCATCATATGATTGGAGCCGTGAAGCATTTACACTGGATCCTAAATTGTCCACAGCTGTCAAAGAAGCTTTTGTTCGATTGCATGATGCCGGTATCATATACCGTGCATCGAGACTGGTAAATTGGTCGGTCAAACTAAAAACTACGATTTCCAATCTGGAAGTTGAtaataaaatcatcaatggaAGAACGTTACTAACGGTTCCCGATTACAAAGATAAGATTGAGTTTGGTGTACTAATTTACATTGCTTACCCAGTAATTGATTCCAATACTAACGAGAGGATAATTGTTGCCACCACAAGACCTGAGACTCTGTTTGGTGATGTTGCCATTGCAATCCATCCAGAAGATTCCCGTTACAAGCATCTGCATGGTAAATTTGTTCAACACCCACTGATACCTAAAAAGATACCTATAATATTAGATGCCACAGCTGTAGACATGACTTTTGGAACAGGAGCTGTTAAAATTACACCAGCACACGACCAAAATGATTATAACGTTGGTAAACGTCATTCCTTGCAATTTGTCAACATTTTCACAGATGATggattattaaatgaaaactGTGGTTCTTCTTGGGAGGgattgaaaagatttgaTGCAAGACAACTCGTTATTGATGAGTTAAAACGAAAAGGATTTTTTATGAAACAGGAAGATAATCCTATGATAATTCCACTCTGTTCTAGGTCAGGTGATGTTATTGAACCTTTGCTGAAACCACAATGGTGGGTCTCACAAAAATCAATGGCCAAGACAGCGATCGATATTGTGGAAAAAGGTGAAATAAGATTTAGTTCGAGCAACACCAAGAATGACTATTTTAGATGGCTGGAAAATATACAAGATTGGTGTATTTCCAGGCAGTTGTGGTGGGGTCACCGATGCCCAGTATATTTTATAAACGTTGAAGGTAGTGAGGACTCTGCGGCGATAAACAGGAATGATGGCAAATATTGGGTGGCCGGAAGAAATCTTGAAGAAGCTGTGCATAAAGCTGCTAAAAAATTTCCTAACAAGAAGTTTAGTTTGGAGCAAGATCAAGATGTATTAGATACCTGGTTTTCTTCAGCATTATGGCCATTCTCTACGTTAGGTTGGCCCAATAAAACCAATGATATGAATCTATTTTACCCATTTTCTATGTTAGAGACTGGATGGgatattttattcttttggGTCACTAGAATGATCATGTTAGGTGTGAAATTGACTGGCTCTATTCCATTTAAGGAAGTTTATTGTCATTCTTTAGTGCGTGATTTTGAAGGTAGAAAAATGTCTAAATCTTTGGGTAATGTTATTGATCCCCTAGACATAATAAATGGATGTACTTTGAAGGAGTTGCATGAGAAACTGCAACAAGGAAACCTTGACCccaaaaaaattgataagatgaaaattgaacaaaagaaaatgtaTCCAAGAGGTATTCCACAATGTGGGTCTGACGCCTTAAGGTTTGCGTTGTGTGCATACACAACTGGGGGTCGTGATATTAATTTGGATATCTCGAGAGTGGAAGGGTATAGAAAATTCTGTAACAAGATTTATCAGGCAACTAAATTTTCTATTCAAAGACTTGGTGATGATTATCAGCCACCATCATCAACACACACTCCAGCAAGCAAGAGTTTAGTTGAGAAATGGattctttatcaaatgaataatacAATTGCAATTGTCAATGACAGTTTTGAAAAACGTGATTTTCTTACATGTACTAGCAAAATATATGAGTTGTGGTATATGATATGTGATGTTTACATTGAAAACTTTAAATGGTTGGCAAATGATACAATTATGGAGAAAGCTGCAAAGGATACTTTACATACCCTAATAGAGAATGGACTAAAGATGATTCATCCATTTATGCCCTATTTATCTGAAGAATTGTGGCAGAGACTTCCGGATGGAATTGGGAAAGACGAATCAAGCTCGATAATGAAGACATTGTATCCAACTCCAAGTGAAGACTTTAACTACGGCAAGGAAGCTAAACAGTATGACGAAATCCTTAAGATTATTAAGAGTATGAGATCGTTGTTATcagaatataatataacTGCTAATGCCAggtttttctttgaaatattagaTGACGAACTATTTGACATTGTTAGGGCAGAAAAGGATGCAATACTTTCTGTAATGAAGGGTGTTGAAAACATTTCCTTTTTGGCTGTTGCACCTGATAGACAGCCAATAAAAAACGATTGTGTGTCTTGCTCCATATCATCACAAGTGAACGTTTATCTTTTAGTTAAAGGACAATACAAGGATATTTCTAAAGAACTTTCGAAACAATTAAAACAGTTGGAAAagttaaataatatatatgcAGCTACCCAAAGGATGTTAACCAATAAAGACTTCATAAAAAAGGCTTCCGAAGAAATTAGGGAAATGAACGAAAAAAAACTTATTAATATTCATAATAAAATCTTGGGAATGCAAAATACTGTAAATAATCTGAAGCGTTTTCAGGAGTAA
- the DRN1 gene encoding Drn1p (ancestral locus Anc_3.431) encodes MVQAKVLVIHLKNESAESVINKVKRLNEKSGPFECIFFLGDLLSKLDQVDISTLPPIYCFTSLPDSPVNGSDEVQANLTRLNGYGVYQMTNKLRIGYIALEEAKCNELKDKILEKFKLVNAPIDILITREWSTHIAELKDRLSGSDTIDDVAKLLQPRYHFTYSDNDTFFELNPFLWNEKESVSRFINLATYGSGSKWAYAFNIKIETDDDIEDEHESNLPTNLISNPYSTTNIKKRPMDLIDTDGQQVTKSSISLKKPRKVLPIDCHFCFTNPNMEDHMIISIDDSAYMTTAKGPLTVPKGDMNFPGHCLIIPIEHIPKFNNVDGQSPFETPLGKDLLAYERSVVNMNYQKFDMSTIVFEINSERSIHFHKQVFPIPKYLIMKFNESLDRQLHFNNEKYSRNAKLNFEKFETTSDLRYEAIVKNSNMNYLQFTVYETPITEPAIYVSKFELDDRLDLQFGRRVVAFLLHLPNRLNWDSPTCQQTKEQEMIDVEKFQKSYKEYDIAKSK; translated from the coding sequence atgGTCCAAGCTAAGGTTCTTGTCATTCACTTGAAGAATGAATCAGCTGAATCCGTTATTAATAAAGTGAAACgattgaatgaaaaatctgGCCCTTTCGAatgtatttttttcctAGGCGATTTACTGTCCAAACTCGATCAAGTAGATATCAGCACATTGCCGCCAATATATTGCTTCACGTCCTTACCTGATAGCCCAGTTAATGGATCCGATGAAGTTCAGGCAAACTTGACTCGGTTAAATGGCTACGGCGTTTATCAAATGACTAACAAGCTAAGAATTGGTTATATTGCATTGGAAGAAGCTAAGTGTAATGAACTAAAAGATAAAATACTAGAGAAGTTTAAATTGGTAAATGCACCTATTGATATCCTAATAACCAGAGAATGGAGCACACACATAGCTGAACTGAAAGATAGACTATCCGGAAGTGATACTATCGATGATGTAGCTAAACTATTGCAACCCAGATACCATTTTACATACAGCGATAACGACactttctttgaattgaatCCATTCTTATGGAATGAAAAGGAATCAGTTAGTCGATTTATCAACTTAGCAACATATGGATCTGGGAGTAAATGGGCATATGCCTTCAacattaaaattgaaacgGACGATGACATAGAAGATGAACATGAAAGCAATCTTCCAACGAATCTTATCAGTAATCCGTATTCAACCACAAATATCAAGAAGCGACCAATGGACCTAATAGATACAGACGGTCAACAGGTCACTAAAAGTTCGATCTCGCTGAAGAAACCAAGGAAAGTGTTACCAATTGACTGCCATTTTTGCTTCACTAATCCGAACATGGAAGATCATATGATAAtatcaattgatgattCCGCATATATGACAACGGCTAAGGGGCCATTAACAGTTCCTAAGGGAGATATGAATTTCCCTGGTCACTGCTTGATAATTCCTATCGAacatattccaaaatttaataatgtaGATGGCCAATCTCCATTCGAGACACCACTGGGGAAAGACTTACTTGCCTATGAAAGGAGTGTTGTTAATATGAATTACCAAAAATTTGACATGTCTACAATTGTTTTCGAGATTAATTCCGAAAGGTCCATCCACTTCCATAAGCAAGTCTTTCCTATACCGAAGTACTTGATCATGAAATTTAATGAGTCACTAGACAGACAACTTCATTttaacaatgaaaaatattctaGAAATGCGAAACtcaactttgaaaaatttgagaCAACATCAGATTTAAGATATGAAGCCATAGTTAAGAACTCAAACATGAATTATTTGCAATTCACAGTTTATGAGACCCCAATTACTGAACCAGCAATATATGTATCCAAATTTGAACTTGATGACCGTTTAGATCTGCAATTCGGGAGGAGAGTTGTTGCATTCTTACTACATCTTCCTAATCGATTGAACTGGGATTCTCCAACTTGTCAGCAGACCAAGGAGCAGGAAATGATagatgttgaaaaatttcaaaaaagttataaagaatatgatattGCCAAGTCTAAAtga
- the DBF2 gene encoding serine/threonine-protein kinase DBF2 (ancestral locus Anc_3.430), translating to MSERKMENLTGTMHQLNFNLPNQPNRGSTSQFASLDNFSTPTKYKNDKLNGSPIPPGARRYEIDDSDSKMDIDGSSYNDIDITNSPKKLPQGFQTMASNNKTQRLVSVCKMYFLDYYCDMFDYVISRRQRTKKVLEYLEQKKNENVDLNSLNNEWNGYIQREHQVLRKRRLKPKHKDFEMITQVGQGGYGQVYLARKKDTNEVCALKILNKKLLFKLNETNHVLTERDILTTTRSQWLVKLLYAFQDTQNLYLAMEFVPGGDFRTLLINTRFLKSTHARFYISEMFLAVNALHDLGYTHRDLKPENFLIDAKGHIKLTDFGLAAGTISNDRIQSMKVRLEEVKNLEFPEFSDKSIEDRRQMYQKYRETEVNYANSMVGSPDYMALEVLEGKKYDFTVDYWSLGCMLFESLVGYTPFSGSSTNETYENLRHWKKTLRRPMLDNGRPAFSDRTWDFITRLIADPINRLRSFEHVKRMTYFESVDFNTLRDLSPPFIPQLDNETDAGYFDDFTNEADMAKYADVFKRQNKLSTMVNDADIDSKLVGFTFRHRYGKNGSSGVLYNGLEQSDPFSTFY from the coding sequence ATGtcagaaagaaaaatggagAATTTAACAGGGACTATGCATCAACTAAACTTCAATTTACCAAATCAACCAAACAGAGGTTCAACCAGTCAGTTTGCCTCATTAgacaatttttcaacaccaacaaaatataaaaaCGATAAACTTAATGGATCACCTATCCCCCCAGGGGCGAGGAGATATGAGATAGATGATAGCGATTCAAAAATGGATATCGACGGATCATCATATAATGATATCGATATCACAAACTCACCAAAGAAACTACCTCAAGGCTTTCAAACAATGGCAAGCAATAACAAAACACAACGATTAGTTAGTGTTTGTAAAATGTATTTTTTGGATTATTACTGTGACATGTTTGACTACGTCATTAGTAGAAGGCAGAGAACTAAAAAGGTGCtagaatatttggaacaaaaaaaaaatgaaaatgtaGATCTAAACAGTCTGAATAATGAATGGAATGGGTATATTCAAAGAGAACACCAAGTTCTTAGGAAAAGAAGGCTGAAACCCAAACATAAGGACTTTGAAATGATCACTCAAGTTGGTCAAGGTGGTTATGGTCAAGTTTATTTGGCCAGAAAAAAAGATACCAATGAAGTTTGTgcattgaagattttgaataagAAACTTTTGTTCAAACTAAATGAGACAAACCATGTATTGACGGAAAGAGACATTTTGACTACGACGCGATCCCAGTGGTTAGTGAAATTACTTTATGCTTTTCAAGATACCCAAAATCTTTATTTAGCAATGGAATTTGTTCCCGGGGGAGACTTTAGAACGTTACTAATTAATACTAGATTTTTAAAAAGTACACATGCAAGATTTTATATCAGTGAAATGTTTTTGGCGGTTAATGCGTTACATGATCTTGGGTATACTCACAGAGATTTGAAACCTGAAAATTTCCTAATTGATGCAAAGGGACACATTAAATTAACAGATTTTGGATTGGCAGCAGGAACAATATCAAATGATAGAATACAAAGTATGAAAGTTAGACTGGAAGAAGTTAAAAACCTAGAATTTCCGGAATTTAGTGACAAATCCATAGAAGATAGGAGGCAAATGTATCAAAAATATCGGGAAACAGAGGTTAACTATGCCAATTCTATGGTGGGGTCTCCTGACTATATGGCTTTGGAAGTTCTGGAAGGGAAGAAATATGACTTTACAGTAGATTATTGGTCTTTAGGTTGCATGCTATTTGAATCTCTAGTTGGATATACCCCATTTAGCGGATCCTCAACAAATGAAACATATGAAAATTTGAGACATTGGAAAAAGACTTTGAGAAGACCAATGCTGGATAACGGGAGACCTGCATTTTCTGATAGAACATGGGATTTCATTACAAGGCTAATTGCTGATCCTATCAACAGATTAAGATCTTTTGAACATGTCAAAAGAATGACTTATTTTGAAAGTGTAGACTTTAATACCCTAAGGGACTTATCTCCACCATTTATTCCTCAATTAGATAACGAAACTGATGCAGGATACTTCGATGATTTTACTAATGAAGCTGACATGGCTAAATATGCAGATGTTTTTAAGAGACAAAATAAGTTGTCAACCATGGTAAATGATGCCGACATAGATTCAAAATTGGTGGGATTTACATTTAGACATAGATATGGGAAAAACGGTAGCTCTGGAGTTTTATATAATGGCCTTGAGCAATCGGACCCGTTTTCTACGttctattaa